Proteins co-encoded in one Nicotiana sylvestris chromosome 7, ASM39365v2, whole genome shotgun sequence genomic window:
- the LOC138874066 gene encoding uncharacterized protein produces MNSVSNELLGGMVYETSAQKVGADLRESFDKVNGSRILFLHRQIATLSQGISSVSVYFAKLKELWAELDALMPCPGCGCEESKRYAEHFGNHRLLQFLMDLNETYSQSSNQIMMISPTPTINKAYFMIIAEESRRSVVNFAQTSTANEGIAMFSGKGNSQGSRPPTNNGPNSGSFEVAANFAGLQQNNLDSTSQGGQGVIAGVPQFTVDQYNQILHLLGKFSITSSSQSDPPSNAMSAGMTSSFIATKADVRWIVDTGASNHMVKSLKVLEESRNADETSIGKIHLPTRKIASVKHTRSTSVIQGHKITNVLHIPDFKYNFLSVSKLTKELRCLALFYPNFCLFLDLFNERVRGIGKEDEGLYIYISGNKDQTNGGENNNSDSGISFVNTIKDDS; encoded by the exons ATGAACTCAGTTAGTAATGAGCTGTTAGGTGGCATGGTGTATGAAACTAGTGCACAGAAAGTGGGGGCTGATCTTAGAGAAAGCTTTGACAAGGTTAATGGATCTAGAATTCTATTTTTGCATAGACAAATTGCTACCTTGTCTCAGGGAATCTCCTCTGTGTCAGTATACTTTGCTAAGCTGAAAGAACTTTGGGCAGAGCTTGATGCATTGATGCCTTGCCCTGGATGTGGTTGTGAGGAATCGAAGAGGTATGCAGAACATTTTGGGAATCACAGGTTGCTGCAGTTTCTGATGGATCTAAATGAGACTTACTCACAATCTAGTAACCAGATTATGATGATAAGTCCTACTCCAACTATAAACAAAGCCTATTTTATGATAATAGCAGAAGAAAGTAGAAGATCTGTAGTTAATTTTGCTCAAACCTCTACAGCAAATGAGGGAATAGCTATGTTTAGTGGAAAAGGAAACTCTCAAGGTTCAA GACCTCCAACCAATAATGGCCCTAACAGTGGAAGCTTTGAGGTTGCAGCTAACTTTGCAGGACTTCAACAGAATAATCTTGATTCAACTAGTCAGGGTGGTCAAGGAGTGATTGCAGGAGTGCCTCAGTTTACAGTTGATCAGTACAATCAGATCTTGCATCTCTTGGGCAAGTTCAGCATTACATCTTCAAGTCAAAGTGATCCACCAAGTAATGCTATGTCGGCAGGTATGACTTCATCCTTTATAGCTACTAAAGCTGATGTTAGGTGGATAGTTGATACAGGTGCTTCCAATCACATGGTAAAGAGTCTCAAAGTTTTAGAGGAATCTAGAAATGCTGATGAAACTAGCATTGGAAAGATTCATCTACCTACAAGAAAGATAGCAAGTGTAAAACATACGAGGTCCACAAGTGTGATACAAGGACATAAGATTACAAATGTGTTGCACATACCAGACTTCAAATATAACTTTTTGTCTGTTTCAAAATTAACAAAGGAACTTAGATGTTTGGCTTTGTTCTATCCTAACTTCTGTCTTTTCCTGGATCTCTTCAATGAGAGAGTGAGGGGGATTGGTAAAGAAGATGAAGGCCTTTACATTTACATATCAGGTAACAAAGACCAAACAAATGGAGGAGAAAATAACAACTCAGATTCTGGAATATCTTTTGTAAATACAATAAAGGATGATAGTTGA
- the LOC104223855 gene encoding uncharacterized protein — translation MANMVNASPIAFTKHPSPSFSFLSSQPITSSKFASDSVKSAVFSNVKRRAFFAPTLAYKNLNSEDIVDINKVELVKENELEEEDSTTDETLMYSFSPLPLMFVAALPGAGSIRSLFGPFVELVKSWNLPDWLVHWGHPGNMAVVLFAMGGYGTYLGFRIRFSDNVEEKAKAKDLHPKLLGGMFFFFALGATGGITSLLTSDKPILESPHAVTGFIGLTLLTIQTILPALFEGNPGLRNVHGILGSGIMTLFLVHAALGLQLGLSY, via the exons ATGGCCAATATGGTGAATGCTTCACCAATTGCTTTCACCAAACACCcttctccttctttttctttccttagttCTCAACCAATTACTTCCTCCAAATTTGCTTCTGATTCTGTTAAAAGTGCAGTGTTTAGCAATGTCAAAAGAAGGGCATTTTTTGCTCCTACCTTAGCTTACAAGAACTTGAATTCTGAAGATATTGTCGATATAAACAAAGTTGAATTAGTGAAAGAAAATGAATTGGAAGAAGAGGATTCTACTACTGATGAGACCCTTATGTATTCATTCAGTCCTTTGCCATTGATGTTTGTTGCTGCTCTTCCTGGAG CTGGAAGTATAAGGTCTTTGTTTGGTCCTTTTGTTGAGCTTGTAAAATCATGGAATTTACCAGATTGGCTTGTGCATTGGGGTCATCCTGGTAACATG GCTGTTGTCCTCTTTGCTATGGGTGGATATGGGACTTACCTTGGTTTCCGAATACGCTTTTCTGACAATGTG GAGGAAAAGGCCAAAGCCAAAGATTTGCATCCAAAACTTCTAGGAGGAATGTTCTTCTTCTTTGCTCTTGGAGCTACTGGTGGAATAACATCTCTGCTTACTTCAGATAAGCCTATTTTAGAAAG tcCTCATGCTGTCACAGGTTTTATTGGCCTAACTCTTTTGACTATACAGACCATTTTACCTGCACTATTTGAG GGAAATCCTGGATTGAGGAATGTTCATGGCATATTGGGTAGTGGCATAATGACTTTGTTTCTAGTTCACGCGGCACTTGGACTTCAGCTTGGATTAAGTTACTAA